A single region of the Stigmatopora argus isolate UIUO_Sarg chromosome 6, RoL_Sarg_1.0, whole genome shotgun sequence genome encodes:
- the mst1ra gene encoding macrophage-stimulating protein receptor produces the protein MPAWAAALLALCMWIRTGVSQGQLACPSGSLNQVDFSVKYPLPRYQTANPIQNIVANPFDQEVYVASRNLVEAVDDKLNQVWEVKTGPTGSPQCQTCHLCNTAVDPSDPEDTDNQVLLLDLSFLTYLYICGSTQHGICFFIDLENQPPEPQCLYKENQNSPSYCPDCLASPLGTKITIVEQAATSYFFVAASVDDKVTQKFPRRSVSVVRPLSTEDGFQMVMEGLTVLPHLRDSYRIDYIYSFSTQEFVYFLSLQRENPSKGDSAFQTRLARLPVGTHEVWTYREMVLECRYEPKRRRREPFRDIVYNGLMAAYFGHAGKELALELSVDETEDILYGVFARVDVEGKPQKDSALCALSLSDINSKINTGVEDCCSSGSEQLSRGLCHFQTCENCPHESGNDTCTTKPTLVSKTYYRGDLFNQKMRNVLFTSILVTVTGPQTLGHFGTSDGRILQVILTLDTPFIFANYSLGETPISRTATVFNDDSLLFVAGNQMFRVPTIGPGCTHFVTCHTCLTAPHFMNCGWCSGMCSRLDECSSLWNKHSCAPVIAKFFPQTAPAGGETELTLCGRQFRSPWRPPITDGVTHTVNVGSALCTVLPDQSRSQVLVCKLKEKVPNRNLTINLEVHEGKTRAEYSIEGTARVSGFSLVEPSIIKITPEHGPVFGGTLVTLMGHNLDSGMKRETFIADQKCHMQSTPLEESGPLSSIVCLTPTAPNIGSVPIKVVIDNFEVTTTKMFRYKKNPVITSVYPHCSFSSGSKLIIEGQNLDSAHKTVIQYTSTRSGLEPRHLECNRTGIATHMTCQTPVFPLDTTEERSDVGELFIHMDGEKNVWRGRFDYHPDAKVIPFENEDNVLLLKPGETEVSLHHQKLNKVNSCMKITMTIGEVDCNAQVLLNELTCRIPKNLVIPSQGLPVRVTVNGEPHDVGTVLYEENNNDSIIAAIVLGIIFASVAGAGIAFVVMIHLKKKKRAIIENRLSTRLSMNRLGSHGEMSPTGDYRQGSSNTSASGGIAFQGPMYAASYDHLVVPLIPQDSVSMISLNSDLLEEVKEVLIPAEMLRVETSKSIGQGHFGTVYHGYLKDSKKQEMHCAVKSLNRITDLKEVDQFLREGIIMKGFHHPNILSLLGIMLPKEGLPLVVLPYMKHGDVRHFIRSPQRNPTVKDLIGFGLQVAKGMQYLAQKKFVHRDLAARNCMLDETFTVKVADFGMARDIYDKEYYSIQDHRRAKLPVKWMAIESLRTQKFTTKSDVWSYGVLMWELLTRGASPYPEVDPYDITHYLLRGRRLPQPQYCPDRLYSIMLACWNPEPEHRPTFNGLVADVQNILSCLEGEHYINLKVNYVNLDQARAYPSLTASADEAEGSDSDTSGRDDGENLENS, from the exons ATGCCGGCCTGGGCGGCCGCCTTGCTGGCGCTGTGCATGTGGATCCGAACTGGCGTTTCCCAAGGACAGCTCGCCTGTCCTTCCGGTTCCCTCAATCAGGTCGACTTCTCGGTCAAATACCCGCTACCTCGTTATCAAACGGCGAATCCAATCCAGAACATAGTGGCCAACCCGTTCGACCAAGAGGTCTACGTGGCCTCGCGGAACCTGGTGGAGGCGGTGGACGACAAGCTGAACCAAGTATGGGAGGTCAAAACAGGTCCGACGGGGAGTCCGCAATGTCAAACCTGCCACCTTTGCAACACGGCTGTAGATCCCAGCGACCCGGAGGACACGGATAACCAAGTGCTGCTTTTAGATCTATCTTTCCTGACGTACCTGTACATATGCGGCAGTACCCAACACGGCATCTGTTTCTTCATCGACCTGGAGAACCAACCGCCGGAACCTCAGTGTTTGTACAAAGAGAATCAAAACTCTCCGTCTTACTGCCCAGACTGTCTGGCCAGTCCACTGGGGACCAAGATCACCATCGTGGAGCAGGCCGCCACCTCGTACTTCTTCGTGGCGGCCTCCGTCGATGACAAAGTGACGCAGAAGTTCCCCCGCAGGTCGGTTTCCGTGGTAAGACCGCTGTCTACCGAAGACGGATTCCAAATGGTGATGGAGGGCTTGACGGTTCTGCCCCACCTGAGGGACTCGTACAGAATCGATTACATCTACAGCTTCTCCACCCAGGAGTTCGTCTACTTCCTTTCCCTGCAGAGGGAGAACCCCTCCAAGGGCGATTCGGCCTTTCAAACCCGTTTAGCCCGGCTCCCCGTTGGCACCCACGAGGTGTGGACGTACCGGGAGATGGTGTTGGAGTGCAGGTACGAACCCAAGCGGCGCCGGAGGGAACCGTTCAGGGATATCGTGTACAACGGACTCATGGCGGCCTACTTTGGCCACGCGGGAAAGGAACTAGCTTTGGAGCTATCGGTGGACGAGACCGAGGACATCCTCTATGGAGTATTTGCACGGGTGGACGTGGAAGGAAAACCGCAAAAGGACTCGGCTTTGTGCGCCCTCTCCCTGAGTGACATAAACAGCAAGATTAACACCGGAGTGGAGGATTGTTGCAGTTCCGGGAGTGAGCAATTATCCAGAGGGCTGTGTCATTTTCAGACATGCGAAAACTGCCCGCATGAG TCAGGCAATGACACATGCACTACCAAACCCACACTCGTCTCAAAAACGTACTACAGAGGAGACCTTTTCAACCAGAAGATGAGGAATGTCCTCTTCACTTCCATCCTGGTTACTGTTACAGGACCACAAACTTTAGGCCACTTTGGGACCTCAGATGGAAGAATCCTGCAG GTCATTCTTACATTGGACACACCCTTTATCTTTGCCAACTATTCTCTTGGAGAAACGCCCATATCTAGGACAGCAACCGTCTTTAACGACGACTCGCTACTTTTTGTAGCTGGAAATCAG ATGTTTAGAGTGCCTACCATAGGACCGGGCTGTACGCATTTTGTCACCTGCCACACGTGTTTGACGGCGCCCCACTTTATGAACTGCGGCTGGTGCTCGGGAATGTGCTCGAGGCTAGATGAGTGCTCCTCGCTGTGGAACAAACATTCTTGTGCGCCAGTCATAGCAAAG tttttcccccaaacgGCACCAGCGGGTGGGGAAACGGAGCTGACACTTTGCGGGAGACAGTTTCGATCTCCTTGGAGACCACCCATCACCGATGGTGTGACCCATACAGTCAATGTGGGATCAGCTTTGTGTACGGTCTTGCCTGACCAGAGCAGAAGTCAAGT CCTCGTATGCAAACTGAAGGAAAAAGTGCCAAACCGCAATTTGACTATCAATCTGGAAGTTCACGAGGGGAAAACAAGGGCCGAGTACTCCATTGAAGGAACAGCTCGGGTGTCTGGCTTCTCTCTTGTG GAGCCCAGCATAATAAAAATCACCCCTGAGCACGGTCCTGTTTTTGGCGGTACGCTAGTAACACTGATGGGCCACAACCTCGATTCTGGGATGAAGAGGGAAACGTTCATTGCGGACCAAAAGTGTCACATGCAAAG CACTCCTCTAGAAGAAAGTGGGCCTTTATCATCAATTGTATGCCTCACCCCGACTGCTCCAAACATTGGGAGTGTTCCTATCAAAGTGGTCATCGACAACTTCGAGGTTACCACCACCAAGATGTTCCGCTACAAGAAAAACCCCGTTATAACCTCGGTGTATCCTCACTGCAGTTTCAGCAG TGGCTCCAAGTTGATCATCGAGGGTCAGAATCTCGACTCGGCGCACAAAACTGTGATACAGTACACTTCGACAAGGTCCGGTTTAGAACCCCGACACCTG GAGTGTAACAGGACAGGAATCGCTACCCACATGACGTGCCAAACCCCCGTTTTCCCATTGGACACGACGGAAGAAAGGTCAGATGTCGGAGAGCTTTTCATACACATGGACGGCGAGAAAAATGTTTGGAGGGGACGTTTTGACTACCACCCAGACGCCAAAGTCATCCCATTTGAAAACGAAGACAATGTTTTACTCCTTAAACCCGGAGAGACCGAAGTGTCGCTCCAT CACCAAAAACTAAACAAGGTGAATTCATGCATGAAGATTACCATGACAATCGGAGAAGTGGACTGTAACGCCCAGGTTCTGCTGAACGAGCTGACCTGCAGGATTCCTAAGAACCTAGTAATTCCCAGCCAGGGATTACCTGTCAGG GTCACCGTGAACGGCGAACCGCACGACGTGGGCACCGTCCTCTACGAGGAGAACAATAACGACTCAATCATCGCGGCTATTGTTCTGGGTATCATCTTCGCCTCGGTGGCAGGCGCCGGCATCGCCTTCGTTGTGatgattcatttgaaaaagaagaagcgAG CAATCATCGAGAATCGTTTAAGCACCAGGCTTTCCATGAACCGCCTGGGTAGCCACGGTGAAATGTCCCCGACAGGTGACTATCGACAGG GTTCCAGCAACACATCCGCTTCAGGAGGGATTGCCTTTCAAGGTCCGATGTACGCCGCCAGCTACGACCACCTGGTCGTTCCTCTGATCCCTCAGGACAGCGTCTCCATGATCAGCCTCAATTCGGACCTGCTCGAGGAGGTCAAAGAGGTCCTCATCCCTGCCGAAATGCTCAGGGTTGAAACGAGCAAGAGCATTGGGCAAG GTCACTTTGGGACCGTGTACCATGGATATCTGAAGGACAGCAAAAAGCAAGAGATGCACTGTGCTGTTAAATCACTGAATC GTATCACTGatttaaaagaagtggatcaGTTTCTCCGAGAGGGAATCATAATGAAGGGCTTCCACCACCCCAACATTTTGTCTCTTCTTGGCATCATGCTACCCAAAGAAGGGCTCCCTCTGGTGGTCCTGCCATACATGAAACACGGCGATGTGCGGCATTTTATCCGCTCGCCGCAGAGG AATCCAACGGTAAAAGACCTGATTGGCTTTGGACTTCAGGTTGCCAAAGGGATGCAGTATTTAGCGCAGAAGAAATTTGTACACAGAGACCTCGCTGCTCGCAATTGCAT GCTGGACGAGACCTTCACCGTCAAGGTGGCCGACTTCGGCATGGCACGTGACATTTACGACAAGGAATACTATAGTATTCAAGACCACCGGAGGGCAAAGTTACCCGTCAAGTGGATGGCTATCGAAAGCTTACGCACGCAAAAGTTCACCACCAAATCCGACGTA TGGTCCTACGGCGTGTTGATGTGGGAGCTGCTGACCAGGGGGGCCAGTCCATACCCAGAAGTCGACCCCTATGACATCACGCACTATTTACTGAGGGGCCGTCGGCTACCTCAGCCACAGTATTGCCCTGATAGGCT CTATTCCATCATGTTGGCATGTTGGAACCCGGAGCCCGAACATAGACCGACGTTCAACGGCTTGGTCGCAGATGTACAGAACATCCTTTCCTGTCTCGAGGGAGAGCACTACATCAACTTGAAGGTCAACTATGTCAACCTAGACCAGGCCAGAGCTTACCCCTCTCTGACTGCGTCTGCGGACGAAGCAGAGGGTTCGGATTCGGACACGAGCGGTCGAGATGACGGGGAAAACCTTGAAAACTCATGA